The nucleotide sequence TTTCTATTTCCTGTATTTAAAAAATCACTATTTATCAGTGCTTTAAATTATGGCATGTAAATCGTATTAGTCGTTGTAAGAAAAATAAAACGGCTAATGAGCGTACGTGTTCTTGTGTAACTGGATTGCATTGACTCGCAACAAGGTAAGCAAGGGGCTATGTCTGTTAGCGAACCCATTCACTATTCAGAGGGCTAGACCATGATGATGATGCTTTTTCACTACATAAGTCTTCCAATTTTGGTTTTGATTGTTGGCTTGGTTCTCGCCAATATCGAAAAACAAGGGATATAGGGCAACGCGATGATTAAGGATACAAGTAGTCAAGATGTCGTGGTAAAGCAGCAGCGTCGCCGCACGCCTTGGATAGTTTTTAGTGTGTGTGTGATTGCCATTGTCTGCATGGGGTACGTGGCCGTTTCTGCGCCTCCTGCGGCTATTTCTGTAGCGAAATCCTCATTAAAAGTACACAAGGTGTCAAAGGGCGACTTGGTCCGAGATATTGTGACCACGGGCAAAATAATTGCCGCTAACGCGCCGCAGGTTTATAGCCCAGAGCAAGGCTATGTGTTACTCAAAGTGACCCCCGGGGATTTTATTGAAGTGGGAGACACTGTGGCCATTGTTGACTCCCCTGAATTGCAAAGCAACCTGAAACAGGAGCAACTGGTACTTGCAAGCTTACGCAGCGATCTCGCCAGACAGCAATTGGATGTTAGGCGTCAAACGTTACTACTTAACAAGCAGGCAGATTTGGCAAAAGTTGAACTTGATGCAGCAATGCGTGAAGACAAACGGGCGTCCTTATCCATTCAAAACCACCTTATTAGCCAAATTGATTTTGAAGAGGCACAAGATAATTTAGCGCGAGCGAAAGTGACCCACAAGCATGCGCTTGCCGAAATTGAATTGGCAACCGATACCCTGGCTTTTGAGCTTAAAACCACCGAAGAGAAAGTGGCTAGGCAGGAGCTAGTGGTAGTAGAACTAGCCCGTCAATTGGCCAATTTGCAGATAAAGGCCACTGTGTCTGGCGTGGTGGGGAATGTGCGTATTCAACCCAATGCCCTGGTTGCCAAAAACGAATTACTCATGACACTAGTGGACCTTTCCGCCTATGAAGCACAGCTTAATGTGGCCGAAAGCTACGCGGGCGATCTTGGTATTGGCATGGACGTCGAGCTCACCATGGGAGGGCAAACAGTACTTGGTACCCTGGTTTCTATTTCGCCAGAGGTGGTAGAACGACAAGTCACAGCAAGGGTTCGCTTTCCTGAGAACAGTGTGCAATCTATTCGCCAAAATCAGCAGGTATCTGCTCGCATTCTGCTGGAAAACAAAACAGATGTATTAAAGGTGGCGCGAGGTAGCTTCTTGCAGGCAGGGGGACATACGGCCTATTTAGTGAATGGCGATGTAGCTGAACGTGTGGCTATTCAAATAGGGGCAACCAGTATGCGCGAAATAGAGATTTTAGGTGGCCTGAATGAAGGCGACGAAATAGTCATTTCTAATTATGAAAAATTCAACCAAGCGCCTTCGGTGCTGTTACGCTAAAACAAGGAACACACAATGTTAACCATGCACAACGTAGGCAAGATATATCAAACAGACAGTGTACAAACCCATGCATTAAGAGACTTTTCTCTTACGGTGAACGAAGGCGAATTTATTGCGGTAACAGGGCCATCGGGTTCGGGGAAAACCACCTTTTTAAATATTGCAGGGTTATTAGAACCCTTTACGTCAGGGCAATATACATTAGACGGTATAGACATTGGTGGTTTGTCTGATAATCAGCGCGCGGATATCCGAAACCAAAAAATAGGCTATATTTTTCAGGGTTTTAACCTAATTCCTGATTTAAATATTTACGAAAATGTGGAAGTGCCTTTGCGATACCGTGGAGTACCAGCAAAAGAACGTAAAGTGCGAATTTTAGAATGTTTAGAACAGGTGGGGCTAGCTAGCCGCGCCAGGCACTTACCTCAGCAGCTATCTGGTGGGCAACAACAACGGGTGGCGATAGCCAGAGCGCTCGCCGGAAAACCCCGTTTTTTGCTGGCAGATGAGCCTACGGGTAATTTAGATACCCTTATGGCGCGCCAAGTTATGGAGTTATTAGAAGAGATTAACCAAAATGGCGCCACTATCGTTATGGTCACCCACGACCCTGAATTGGCCCGTAGAGCCCCTCGCAACATTCAAGTGGTAGACGGGGAATTGGCCGATTTAACCTTTTATCAAGGGAAGCCAGCAACGTCTGCCTCAGCCCCTGAAAAAAGTGCCCATGAAAGCGTAGTGGGAGGCTAATATGTTTCTTCACTATATCGATTTAAGCATCAGAAGTATCAAGAGTACGCCTGTAATCAGCGTATTAATGGTGTTTGCCATTGCAATAGGTATTGGCTTAACCATGACAAGCCTTTCTGTGTTTCACATGATGTCGATGGATCCTATCCCTCACAAAAGTCAGGCCATTCATTTTCCTCAGTTAAACATTATGGATGAAGGCGGCGAATGGCATACAGATGATAATATTCCTTACCAACTGACTTATCAGGATGCCATAAACCTCTACAACGCAGACGCAGGCTTTCCTAGAAGCCCGAGTTTTCGCAGTGGGTTTTCGGTACACCTAAATACCCCTGACGTTAAGCCCACCATGGAACCTGCCCGTCTTGTTTATCAAGAGTTTTTCTCTATTTTTGAGCGGCCCTTCATTTTTGGGGCGCCTTGGTCGAAGGAAGAACAACAAAGCAAACCCTATGTCGTGGTTATTTCCGAATCCATTAACAACCGCTTATTCAATGGCCAGAACTCAGTGGGCAAATCCATCTATTTAGACAATAAAAGCTATCGTATTGTCGGTGTGGTTGAAGACTGGGATCACCACATTAAGTATTACGACTTAAATAACGGTGCGTTTAATAGCCCAGAAAAACTTTATGTGCCTTTTTCTATTGCGCCTTTAGAAGAAATAGGGACGTGGGGAAATACCAATGGGTGGAAACACGAAACCTTAAATGGCTACCAAAGCTTATTGCAATCTGAATTGGTCTGGGTGCAATTTTGGGTACAGCTTAATACGGCGGCCGAAAAAGAAGCGTTTAGTGCGCTGATAATGGCCTATATGGAAGATCAGCAATCGAAAGGCCGGTTTAATCGCGATAACTTGCAATACGCCCTTCGTAACGTCACCGAATGGTTAAAATACAATCAGGTGGTCTCAGAGGACAATCGTATTCTCGTTGGCTTGAGCTTTATGTTCTTGCTTGTCTGTGTGGCGAATATATTGGGCTTATTACTGGCTAAATTTCTAAAACGAGCGCCTGAGGTTGGCGTACGCCGCGCCCTTGGCGCCAGTAAGAAGCACATATTTGCGCAGCATATTGTGGAAGTGTCTGTTATTGGCTTAGCCGGTGGCATTTTGGGTATTGTGATTGCGCAACTTGGTCTGTGGGGCGTTCGTACTACCAACAGATATTATGAAGCCCTAGCTACCATGGATGTCTCTATGCTGTTAGCGGCGCCTACCATTGCCTTAATGGCAAGTTTCATAGCGGGTTTGTACCCTGCATGGCTGGTGTGTAGAACCCAACCTGCCATTTACCTCAAAAGCCAATAGGAGCGTATCATGCTAGAAATTAAACCTATATTTAATGCACTGCGTCGCTCAAAAGTGGGGGCTATTTTATTGTTTTTACAAATAGCGCTGACAACGGCTGTGGTCAGCAATGCCGCATTTATGATTAACGATCACCTGTCGTATTTAAAAGAAGATACCGGCTTTGTGCAGCAGGAGATATTTAGCTTTGGTCTTATGACATTTGGCAAAGACATCGATTTGCACCAACAAG is from Alteromonas australica and encodes:
- a CDS encoding efflux RND transporter periplasmic adaptor subunit encodes the protein MIKDTSSQDVVVKQQRRRTPWIVFSVCVIAIVCMGYVAVSAPPAAISVAKSSLKVHKVSKGDLVRDIVTTGKIIAANAPQVYSPEQGYVLLKVTPGDFIEVGDTVAIVDSPELQSNLKQEQLVLASLRSDLARQQLDVRRQTLLLNKQADLAKVELDAAMREDKRASLSIQNHLISQIDFEEAQDNLARAKVTHKHALAEIELATDTLAFELKTTEEKVARQELVVVELARQLANLQIKATVSGVVGNVRIQPNALVAKNELLMTLVDLSAYEAQLNVAESYAGDLGIGMDVELTMGGQTVLGTLVSISPEVVERQVTARVRFPENSVQSIRQNQQVSARILLENKTDVLKVARGSFLQAGGHTAYLVNGDVAERVAIQIGATSMREIEILGGLNEGDEIVISNYEKFNQAPSVLLR
- a CDS encoding ABC transporter ATP-binding protein, producing MLTMHNVGKIYQTDSVQTHALRDFSLTVNEGEFIAVTGPSGSGKTTFLNIAGLLEPFTSGQYTLDGIDIGGLSDNQRADIRNQKIGYIFQGFNLIPDLNIYENVEVPLRYRGVPAKERKVRILECLEQVGLASRARHLPQQLSGGQQQRVAIARALAGKPRFLLADEPTGNLDTLMARQVMELLEEINQNGATIVMVTHDPELARRAPRNIQVVDGELADLTFYQGKPATSASAPEKSAHESVVGG
- a CDS encoding ABC transporter permease, whose protein sequence is MFLHYIDLSIRSIKSTPVISVLMVFAIAIGIGLTMTSLSVFHMMSMDPIPHKSQAIHFPQLNIMDEGGEWHTDDNIPYQLTYQDAINLYNADAGFPRSPSFRSGFSVHLNTPDVKPTMEPARLVYQEFFSIFERPFIFGAPWSKEEQQSKPYVVVISESINNRLFNGQNSVGKSIYLDNKSYRIVGVVEDWDHHIKYYDLNNGAFNSPEKLYVPFSIAPLEEIGTWGNTNGWKHETLNGYQSLLQSELVWVQFWVQLNTAAEKEAFSALIMAYMEDQQSKGRFNRDNLQYALRNVTEWLKYNQVVSEDNRILVGLSFMFLLVCVANILGLLLAKFLKRAPEVGVRRALGASKKHIFAQHIVEVSVIGLAGGILGIVIAQLGLWGVRTTNRYYEALATMDVSMLLAAPTIALMASFIAGLYPAWLVCRTQPAIYLKSQ